A single genomic interval of Streptomyces sp. BA2 harbors:
- a CDS encoding DUF6479 family protein has protein sequence MSTHSYTVLAIEGGGALIFIIVGIAVVVGLLAMFVSGRRRAARRTEPTTPAYEADPASGEAQRGTTWQTPDDDPDQGHPHP, from the coding sequence ATGAGCACTCACAGCTATACCGTTCTGGCCATCGAGGGCGGCGGCGCGCTGATCTTCATCATCGTCGGCATCGCCGTGGTCGTCGGACTGCTCGCCATGTTCGTCAGCGGACGGCGCCGCGCGGCCCGCCGCACCGAGCCCACCACACCCGCCTACGAAGCCGACCCCGCCAGCGGCGAAGCCCAGCGCGGCACCACCTGGCAGACCCCCGACGACGACCCCGACCAGGGACACCCTCACCCCTGA
- a CDS encoding WhiB family transcriptional regulator encodes MKWWRQDAACAEEDPELFFPVSALGAGATQTLRAKEVCARCPVRTECLQWALDTRQQSGVWGGTDETQRTAMLRRLEARRQMSSSRHAQG; translated from the coding sequence ATGAAGTGGTGGAGGCAGGACGCGGCGTGCGCGGAGGAGGATCCCGAACTCTTCTTCCCCGTGAGCGCCCTGGGCGCCGGTGCGACGCAGACCCTGCGCGCCAAGGAGGTGTGCGCACGCTGCCCGGTACGCACGGAATGCCTGCAGTGGGCCCTGGACACCCGCCAGCAATCAGGCGTGTGGGGCGGCACCGACGAGACGCAGCGCACGGCGATGCTGCGCCGCCTCGAGGCCCGGCGCCAGATGTCGTCGTCGCGGCACGCTCAGGGGTGA
- a CDS encoding Gfo/Idh/MocA family protein has protein sequence MPSQRGLGVAVIGTGKMGADHVRRLHEVISGARVAAVADIEAERAKSLAATIDGCTAYTEPAAAMASGEVDAVLIASPGPAHEAALTEALGRDLPVLCEKPMTPDTASSLRVMEAERRLGHRRIQVGFMRRYDAEYVKLKGLLDSGELGRALMMHQRHRNLAMPPGFTDEMLITSSVAHEVDATRWLLDQEIAAVTVHKPMASSLAPAGMNDPQFVLLETTAGALVDVEIFGHCGYGYQVQAEAVCERGTVRIGDEQGPRVSTDGRWGGHVPPDYVERFEDAYDREVQAWVDATRRGEATGPSAWDGYAAAAVCEAGVVSQREGGRIEVELVERPDFYG, from the coding sequence ATGCCATCTCAGCGAGGACTCGGTGTGGCCGTCATAGGCACCGGAAAGATGGGCGCGGACCACGTACGCCGGCTCCACGAGGTCATCAGCGGGGCGCGGGTGGCGGCCGTCGCCGACATCGAGGCGGAGCGCGCGAAGTCCCTGGCCGCCACGATCGACGGGTGCACGGCCTACACCGAACCGGCGGCCGCCATGGCCTCGGGAGAGGTGGATGCCGTACTCATCGCCTCCCCCGGCCCTGCCCACGAGGCGGCCCTGACCGAAGCCCTCGGTCGCGACCTGCCGGTGCTGTGCGAGAAGCCGATGACTCCGGACACGGCCTCTTCCCTGCGCGTCATGGAGGCGGAGCGGCGGCTCGGACATCGGCGCATCCAGGTGGGCTTCATGCGGCGCTACGACGCCGAGTACGTCAAGCTCAAAGGGCTCCTCGACAGCGGCGAGTTGGGCAGGGCGCTGATGATGCACCAACGCCACCGCAACCTGGCCATGCCGCCCGGGTTCACCGACGAGATGCTCATCACCAGCTCGGTCGCCCACGAGGTGGATGCGACCCGCTGGCTGCTCGACCAGGAGATCGCGGCGGTCACCGTGCACAAGCCGATGGCGTCGTCGCTCGCCCCGGCGGGCATGAACGACCCTCAGTTCGTCCTCCTCGAGACCACGGCGGGCGCGCTCGTCGACGTCGAGATCTTCGGTCACTGCGGTTACGGCTACCAGGTCCAGGCCGAGGCGGTCTGCGAGCGGGGCACCGTACGCATCGGGGACGAACAAGGGCCCCGCGTGAGCACCGACGGCCGCTGGGGAGGGCACGTCCCGCCGGACTACGTCGAGCGTTTCGAGGACGCCTACGACCGCGAGGTACAGGCCTGGGTGGACGCCACCCGCAGGGGCGAGGCCACAGGCCCGAGCGCCTGGGACGGCTATGCGGCGGCGGCCGTGTGCGAGGCGGGCGTGGTGTCCCAGCGGGAGGGCGGGCGCATCGAGGTCGAGCTGGTCGAGCGGCCGGACTTCTACGGGTAG
- a CDS encoding NADP-dependent oxidoreductase → MTNNTASQPTDPTRSTQPTMKAISQDALGDPGVLKEIEVARPEPGVGQVLVAVHAAGVNPTDWKHRRFGAFLGEPPFTLGWDVSGVVEAVGIGVSLFEPGDEVFGMLPYPYGAGSHAEYVTGPTRAFVPRPAGLSHVEAGALPLVALTAWQALVDNAQVEAGQRVLVHAAAGGVGHVAVQIAKARGAYVIGTASAAKHDFVRGLGADEVIDYRSADFVKDARDIDVVLDPLGGEDRLRSLEVLRPGGILVSILPGNFGEVAERAAELGVRATDMLVEHDQAGMAAIAALAESRRLRVHVSDTYPLAEATKAHAEGETGRVTGKLVLTVRP, encoded by the coding sequence ATGACCAACAACACCGCGTCTCAGCCCACAGACCCGACCCGCTCCACCCAGCCGACCATGAAGGCCATCAGCCAGGACGCCCTGGGCGACCCCGGCGTACTGAAAGAGATCGAGGTTGCTCGCCCCGAGCCCGGCGTCGGGCAGGTCCTCGTGGCCGTGCACGCGGCGGGCGTGAACCCGACCGACTGGAAGCACCGCAGGTTCGGCGCCTTCCTGGGCGAGCCGCCGTTCACGCTCGGCTGGGACGTGTCGGGCGTCGTCGAGGCGGTCGGCATCGGCGTCTCGCTGTTCGAGCCGGGCGACGAGGTGTTCGGCATGCTGCCATACCCGTACGGGGCCGGTTCGCACGCCGAGTACGTGACCGGACCCACCCGCGCCTTCGTGCCGAGGCCCGCAGGATTGAGCCACGTCGAGGCGGGCGCCCTGCCGCTGGTCGCGCTGACCGCCTGGCAGGCCCTGGTCGACAACGCCCAAGTGGAGGCCGGCCAGCGGGTGTTGGTGCACGCGGCGGCCGGTGGCGTGGGCCACGTGGCGGTGCAGATCGCCAAGGCGCGTGGCGCGTACGTCATCGGCACGGCCTCAGCCGCCAAGCATGACTTCGTGCGCGGCCTGGGCGCGGACGAGGTCATCGACTACCGCTCCGCGGACTTCGTGAAGGACGCTCGTGACATCGACGTGGTCCTCGACCCGCTGGGCGGCGAGGACCGGCTGCGCTCCCTGGAGGTGCTGCGGCCGGGCGGCATCCTGGTGTCGATCCTGCCGGGCAACTTCGGCGAAGTGGCCGAGCGCGCGGCCGAGTTGGGCGTGCGGGCCACGGACATGCTGGTGGAGCACGACCAGGCCGGCATGGCGGCGATCGCGGCCCTCGCCGAGTCCCGACGACTGCGGGTGCACGTCTCGGACACGTACCCGCTCGCCGAGGCCACCAAGGCGCACGCGGAGGGCGAGACGGGCCGGGTCACGGGGAAGCTGGTGCTCACGGTCCGCCCGTAG
- a CDS encoding GlxA family transcriptional regulator codes for MALMSMELLAGPPHRVVVLALDGVYPFELGIPNRVFPLVPGAYEVVTCAATEDRTVATDADFTITVGHGPEALESADTVVLPPYALRLIAAELSEPVRDALARIRPGTRFVSICTGAFTLAAAGLLDGRPATTHWALADHFRKLFPQVDLDPDVLFVDDGDVLTSAGAASGVDACLHVVRSDHGSAVANRVARHCVVPPWREGGQAQYIEQPIPDEGAAGTGATRAWALEHLDRPLALRELAAHARMSPRTFARRFQEETGTSPGRWLIQQRVHRARHLLESSDLSVDRVAAEVGFATGTSLRQHLQAAIGVSPQVYRKTFQAAGVAAAGGA; via the coding sequence ATGGCTTTGATGTCGATGGAACTCCTCGCAGGCCCCCCGCACCGCGTGGTCGTCCTCGCTCTCGACGGCGTCTACCCCTTCGAGCTGGGCATCCCGAACAGGGTCTTCCCGCTGGTCCCCGGGGCCTACGAGGTGGTGACCTGCGCGGCGACGGAGGACCGCACGGTGGCCACCGACGCCGATTTCACCATCACCGTCGGGCACGGCCCCGAGGCGCTGGAGAGCGCGGACACGGTGGTACTGCCGCCCTACGCCCTGCGGCTCATTGCCGCCGAGCTGTCGGAGCCGGTGCGCGACGCGCTCGCCCGGATCAGGCCCGGCACGCGGTTCGTGTCCATCTGCACGGGGGCGTTCACGCTCGCCGCGGCCGGCCTGCTGGACGGGCGGCCCGCGACGACGCACTGGGCGCTCGCGGACCACTTCCGGAAGCTGTTCCCCCAAGTCGACCTGGATCCCGACGTGTTGTTCGTCGACGACGGCGACGTGCTCACCTCGGCGGGGGCCGCCTCCGGGGTCGACGCGTGCCTGCACGTGGTGCGCTCCGACCACGGCAGCGCGGTCGCCAACCGGGTCGCCCGGCACTGCGTCGTGCCCCCGTGGCGGGAGGGCGGCCAGGCCCAGTACATCGAACAGCCGATCCCGGACGAGGGTGCCGCCGGCACCGGAGCCACCCGCGCCTGGGCCCTGGAGCACCTCGACCGGCCGCTCGCTCTGAGGGAGTTGGCCGCGCACGCCCGGATGAGCCCGCGCACCTTCGCCCGCCGCTTCCAGGAGGAGACGGGCACGAGCCCCGGTCGCTGGCTGATCCAGCAGCGGGTGCACCGGGCCCGGCATCTGCTGGAGTCCAGCGACCTGTCGGTCGACCGGGTCGCCGCGGAGGTCGGTTTCGCCACCGGCACGTCGCTGCGGCAGCACTTGCAGGCGGCCATCGGGGTCTCGCCGCAGGTGTACCGGAAGACGTTTCAGGCGGCGGGGGTGGCGGCGGCCGGCGGCGCATAG
- a CDS encoding disulfide bond formation protein B: MSMLAAPLPGTERSTVLGKVQYWFACFFAVGWTGVVCGGLGVQFISWDYPCPLCMVQRMFMLLAALGAAYIVRRGMTGTVTGRDYMMGWGLALVAVMCGAFASWRQTMLHILPGDKGYGSPVLGLHMYVWAWILFMASVVAIGIVMAFAHSTADTTVPTSLVYGMAGRAVLGFLALVIAVNLVAVFLLEGFHWFLPDAPDRYRFFYDVGIMD, from the coding sequence ATGAGCATGCTGGCGGCCCCGCTGCCGGGCACCGAGCGCTCCACTGTGCTCGGCAAGGTCCAGTACTGGTTCGCCTGCTTCTTCGCCGTCGGCTGGACCGGTGTCGTCTGCGGCGGGCTCGGCGTGCAGTTCATCTCCTGGGACTACCCCTGCCCGCTGTGCATGGTGCAGCGCATGTTCATGCTGCTCGCCGCGCTCGGAGCCGCGTACATCGTGCGTCGCGGCATGACCGGCACGGTCACGGGCCGCGACTACATGATGGGCTGGGGACTTGCTCTGGTCGCCGTGATGTGCGGCGCCTTCGCGTCCTGGCGGCAGACGATGCTGCATATCCTGCCGGGCGACAAGGGCTACGGCTCCCCCGTGCTCGGTCTGCACATGTACGTCTGGGCCTGGATCCTCTTCATGGCCTCGGTGGTGGCGATCGGCATCGTGATGGCCTTCGCCCACTCCACGGCCGATACCACGGTGCCCACGTCACTGGTCTACGGGATGGCCGGTCGGGCCGTGCTCGGCTTCCTCGCACTGGTGATCGCGGTGAACCTGGTCGCGGTCTTCCTCCTGGAAGGCTTCCACTGGTTCCTGCCGGACGCCCCTGACCGCTACCGCTTCTTCTACGACGTCGGGATCATGGACTGA
- a CDS encoding DUF5993 family protein gives MDTLIFGGLLATLYALHRQRSRAVLLGGWWIMLVLTILLLAHHITSSLKLGLSY, from the coding sequence ATGGACACCCTCATCTTCGGCGGCCTCCTGGCCACCCTGTACGCGCTTCACCGGCAGCGGTCACGGGCCGTGCTGCTCGGCGGTTGGTGGATCATGCTCGTGCTCACGATCCTCCTCCTCGCCCATCACATCACCAGCAGCCTCAAGTTGGGGTTGAGCTACTGA
- a CDS encoding dihydrofolate reductase family protein, whose amino-acid sequence MRLVLQEFLSLDGVCQGPGAPDEDTSDGFTRGGWFVPHLDEEFERLAGTWLGRADAFLFGRRTYLNFARDWPKMTEHPFAAILNGLPKYVASHSLTSAEWDPTTILSGDIPAQVAELKRLPGRELQIHGSGRLGQSLLAAGLVDELRLAIAPVVVGTGRRLLPDGGAPAGLRLLSNETTPGGLAIHVYESTGLPEYGTYGAEA is encoded by the coding sequence ATGAGGTTGGTACTGCAGGAGTTCCTGTCCCTTGACGGCGTCTGCCAAGGTCCGGGGGCGCCGGACGAGGACACCAGTGACGGGTTCACCCGGGGCGGCTGGTTCGTGCCGCATCTGGACGAGGAGTTCGAACGGCTGGCCGGCACCTGGCTCGGTCGGGCGGACGCGTTCCTGTTCGGCCGCCGTACGTATCTGAACTTCGCGCGGGACTGGCCGAAGATGACCGAGCACCCGTTCGCCGCCATCTTGAACGGTCTTCCGAAGTACGTTGCCTCGCACAGCCTGACCTCGGCCGAGTGGGACCCGACCACGATCCTGTCCGGCGACATCCCCGCCCAGGTCGCCGAGCTCAAGCGGCTGCCCGGCCGCGAACTGCAGATCCACGGCAGCGGACGCCTCGGCCAGTCCCTGCTGGCCGCCGGCCTGGTCGACGAACTGCGCCTCGCGATCGCCCCGGTGGTCGTGGGCACGGGCCGCCGCCTGCTCCCGGACGGCGGCGCGCCCGCCGGTCTGCGGCTCCTGAGCAACGAGACGACACCGGGAGGTCTGGCGATCCACGTCTACGAATCGACGGGACTTCCGGAGTACGGGACGTACGGGGCCGAGGCGTAG
- a CDS encoding helix-turn-helix transcriptional regulator: protein MPKTSGRLLSLLSLLQARRDWPGALLAERLGVSPRTVRRDADRLRELGYPVVAVKGPDGGYRLDAGTELPPLLFDDEQAVALAVALQIATTTGAGIEEAAARALTTVRQVMPARLRRRIDTLQVTAVERPSASPNPQVSGNVLMALSTAVHAREELRFDYAPVSPQAATDDGRADPPPRRVQPHHLVTWGSRWYLVAWDLDREDWRTFRADRITPRTPTGPRFTPREVPGGEVAAFVAGRFQGFDGSGRPCRGEVILDLPAAAVSRYSREGVVEELGPDRCRLVLGSWSWPGLAAAIGGFDADIEVVGPPELKAAFAHLARRYADAATDAPTCSGPGSGRTPLSGRSAASRPP, encoded by the coding sequence ATGCCGAAGACCTCAGGGCGACTGCTCTCGCTGCTCTCGCTGCTCCAGGCGCGCCGGGACTGGCCAGGGGCGCTGCTGGCCGAGCGTCTTGGCGTCAGCCCACGCACCGTACGCCGTGACGCCGATCGCCTTCGCGAGCTCGGCTACCCCGTCGTGGCCGTCAAGGGGCCCGACGGGGGCTACCGCCTTGACGCGGGCACGGAACTGCCCCCGCTGCTGTTCGACGACGAACAGGCCGTCGCCCTCGCCGTCGCCCTCCAGATCGCCACCACCACCGGCGCGGGCATCGAGGAAGCCGCGGCGCGTGCGCTGACCACGGTCCGGCAGGTCATGCCGGCCCGGCTCCGCCGCCGCATCGACACCCTCCAAGTGACCGCCGTCGAGCGGCCCTCCGCCTCGCCGAACCCACAGGTCTCCGGCAACGTGCTCATGGCCCTCAGCACCGCCGTGCACGCCCGGGAAGAGCTGCGCTTCGATTACGCCCCCGTCTCCCCGCAGGCGGCCACCGACGACGGTCGAGCCGATCCCCCTCCGCGCCGGGTGCAGCCCCACCACCTCGTCACCTGGGGCTCGCGCTGGTATCTGGTCGCCTGGGACCTCGACCGCGAGGACTGGCGCACCTTCCGCGCGGACCGGATCACCCCGCGCACCCCGACGGGGCCCCGCTTCACCCCGCGCGAAGTGCCCGGCGGCGAGGTGGCCGCCTTCGTCGCGGGCAGGTTCCAGGGCTTCGACGGCTCGGGCCGGCCCTGCCGCGGCGAGGTGATCCTCGACCTGCCCGCGGCCGCTGTGTCGCGCTACAGCCGCGAGGGGGTCGTCGAGGAACTCGGCCCGGACCGCTGCCGACTCGTCCTCGGCTCATGGTCATGGCCCGGTCTCGCCGCCGCCATCGGCGGGTTCGACGCCGACATCGAGGTCGTCGGCCCGCCTGAACTCAAGGCCGCCTTCGCGCACTTGGCCCGCCGTTACGCCGACGCCGCCACCGATGCGCCTACTTGTTCGGGTCCCGGAAGCGGCCGAACGCCTTTGTCAGGGCGCTCAGCGGCGAGCCGTCCGCCTTGA
- a CDS encoding mycothiol transferase, with the protein MTTTPTPASPTSPTSALDAERIDLLAGLATARSALTNTVRGIGDEEAGQRPTVSTLCLGGLIKHVASVEEGWLRFVVDGPAAMRYDLPDGVTWDDLAAGTAREFPQWAIDHQNGFRMLPGETLAAILARYEEVAARSEEIIASVPDLSVRHALPEAPWHEPGAVRSVRGVLMHVIAETAQHAGHADILREALDGRKHETDRRIDRAVAPGTSHAAGGLL; encoded by the coding sequence GTGACCACCACACCCACGCCCGCCTCACCGACCTCGCCCACCTCGGCGCTCGACGCCGAGCGCATCGACCTGCTCGCCGGGCTCGCGACAGCGCGATCGGCCCTGACCAATACGGTGCGTGGGATCGGGGACGAGGAGGCGGGTCAGCGGCCGACCGTCAGCACGCTGTGCCTGGGCGGGCTGATCAAGCATGTCGCGTCCGTCGAGGAGGGATGGCTGCGCTTCGTCGTCGACGGCCCGGCGGCCATGCGCTACGACCTGCCCGACGGTGTCACCTGGGACGACCTCGCTGCTGGTACCGCCCGCGAGTTCCCGCAGTGGGCGATCGACCACCAGAACGGCTTCCGGATGCTGCCCGGCGAGACGCTGGCCGCCATCCTCGCGCGCTACGAGGAAGTCGCCGCCCGCAGCGAGGAGATCATCGCCTCCGTACCCGACCTTTCGGTGAGGCACGCGCTGCCGGAGGCCCCCTGGCACGAGCCGGGAGCCGTACGCAGCGTGCGCGGGGTGCTGATGCACGTCATCGCCGAGACCGCCCAGCACGCCGGCCACGCGGACATCCTGCGCGAGGCGCTCGACGGCCGGAAGCATGAAACTGACCGAAGGATCGACCGGGCCGTGGCGCCGGGTACCTCACACGCCGCAGGAGGCCTCCTATGA
- a CDS encoding winged helix DNA-binding domain-containing protein yields the protein MTVLDNRALNRATLARQLLLERSDVPALDAVAHLGGLQAQEPQEPFFGLWSRLRAFDPAELSDHLARRRVVRTHLMRRTVHLVTADDALAWRARHDTMLRQRVLGVYRNELDGTDLDELAAAGRKVMADGEPRSMTQLARALAERWPEPGPRALGEMLMAVVPMVQMPPRGLWRTKAGVRNAPLSSWLEREVDPPSPDGSDPVGQALLRRYLAAFGPAASADLRAWCGLAGLPAAVTALRGELITFRDERGRELLDLPDAPRPDPDAPAPVRFLPAFDNAILGYQDRTRIIDDAHRGLSVAGARVVLVDGRVAATWTVEAETVTVTPLGRLPRADRAAVTEEGQALAAFLSDGESDRVRISASGSPQ from the coding sequence ATGACCGTTCTCGACAACCGGGCGCTCAACCGCGCGACGCTCGCCCGGCAACTGCTCCTCGAGCGGTCCGACGTACCGGCCCTCGACGCCGTCGCGCACCTCGGCGGTCTCCAGGCACAGGAACCGCAGGAGCCGTTCTTCGGCCTCTGGTCGCGGCTGCGGGCGTTCGACCCGGCGGAACTATCGGACCATCTCGCCCGGCGGCGCGTGGTGCGCACCCACCTCATGCGCCGCACCGTCCACCTCGTCACCGCCGACGACGCCCTGGCCTGGCGCGCCCGCCACGACACGATGCTGCGCCAACGGGTGCTCGGGGTATACCGCAACGAACTCGACGGGACGGACCTCGACGAGCTCGCGGCAGCGGGCCGGAAGGTCATGGCCGACGGTGAACCGCGCTCGATGACTCAACTCGCGCGTGCACTCGCCGAGCGCTGGCCGGAGCCGGGGCCACGGGCGCTCGGGGAGATGCTGATGGCCGTCGTCCCGATGGTGCAGATGCCGCCGCGCGGGCTCTGGCGCACGAAGGCGGGAGTGCGCAACGCCCCGCTCTCGTCCTGGCTGGAGCGCGAGGTCGACCCTCCGTCCCCGGACGGCTCCGATCCCGTGGGACAGGCGCTGCTGCGGCGCTACCTTGCCGCGTTCGGCCCCGCAGCCTCGGCCGACCTGCGCGCCTGGTGCGGTCTCGCCGGTCTGCCCGCCGCCGTCACCGCCCTGCGCGGGGAGCTGATCACCTTCCGGGACGAGCGGGGCCGGGAACTGCTCGACCTCCCCGACGCGCCGCGCCCGGACCCCGACGCGCCTGCCCCGGTGCGGTTCCTGCCGGCGTTCGACAACGCGATCCTCGGCTATCAGGACCGCACCCGGATCATCGACGACGCCCACCGCGGCCTGTCGGTCGCCGGCGCCCGCGTCGTCCTGGTCGACGGCCGGGTCGCCGCCACCTGGACGGTTGAGGCAGAAACCGTGACGGTCACCCCACTGGGCCGTCTCCCCCGCGCCGACCGCGCAGCGGTCACCGAGGAGGGGCAGGCGCTGGCGGCGTTCCTCTCCGACGGCGAGAGCGACCGCGTACGCATCTCGGCCTCCGGCTCGCCGCAGTGA
- a CDS encoding RidA family protein: MAITLVDPDGLPKTDSYRQVSVATGSKLVFLAGQVSWDAEGVTVGEGDLAAQVEQCYLNVATALAGVGASFDDVAKLTVYVVDWTPDKMPLFGEGVARAAAKLGVTPVPPGTLVGVAALDVPEHLVEVEATAVIEEKSR; the protein is encoded by the coding sequence ATGGCCATCACTCTGGTAGATCCCGACGGATTGCCGAAGACCGACTCCTACCGGCAGGTGTCGGTCGCGACGGGTTCGAAGCTGGTGTTCCTCGCCGGGCAGGTCTCCTGGGATGCCGAGGGAGTCACGGTGGGCGAAGGCGACCTCGCCGCTCAGGTCGAGCAGTGTTACCTCAACGTCGCCACGGCCCTCGCCGGGGTCGGCGCCTCCTTCGACGACGTGGCGAAGCTGACCGTGTACGTCGTCGACTGGACGCCGGACAAGATGCCCCTCTTCGGAGAGGGCGTCGCACGGGCGGCCGCGAAGCTGGGGGTCACGCCGGTACCGCCGGGCACGCTGGTGGGCGTTGCGGCGCTGGACGTCCCCGAACATCTGGTGGAGGTCGAGGCCACCGCGGTCATCGAGGAGAAGAGCCGTTGA
- the glgB gene encoding 1,4-alpha-glucan branching protein GlgB — MPPLAAAERDRLLRGAHHDPHAVLGAHPVPHGVHLRCLRPGAKAVSVVLDGLAWELHDEGDGLFSGGIPMAQGPTPYQLRVHYPEAVLEMEDPYRFLPTLGELDLHLISEGRHEQLWTALGAHVREHQGVQGTRFAVWAPNAVGVRICGDFCHWDGTALPMRSLGSSGVWELFVPGLGEGTMYKFEITRGDGSRTQRADPMARRTQTPPATASVVTSSHHVWGDARWMEHRADRPVHEAPMSVYEVHLGSWRQGSTYRELATELADYVRELGFTHVELMPVSEHPFGGSWGYQVTGFYAPTARFGSPDDFKYLIDTLHQAGIGVLLDWVPGHFPRDDWALAAFDGPHLYEPQDPRQAEHPDWGTLVFDYGRKEVRNFLVANATYWCEEFHIDGLRVDAVASMLYLDYSREDGEWSPNMHGGRENLDAVAFLQEMNATVYRRCPGVVTIAEESTAWDGVTRATDHPSAAGLGGLGFGLKWNMGWSHDSLAYISHEPVHRKYHHDEMTFSMVYAYSENYVLPLSHDEVVHGKRALVDKMPGDWWQRRANHRAYLAYMWAHPGKQLLFMGQEFAQGAEWSEREGPQWWVLGENHPAHLEHRAIQHLVADLNQHYVATPSLWERDTSPSGFTWITTDAAEDNVFAFLRHASDGSPLMAVFNFSPVVRHDYRLGVPPEAGEAWEEILNTDASRYGGGGVGNDAPVRQEPQAGHGFAASITLTLPPLAGVWLRPHASA, encoded by the coding sequence ATGCCCCCACTGGCCGCCGCCGAACGGGACCGGCTGTTGCGCGGCGCCCATCACGACCCGCACGCCGTACTCGGTGCGCATCCCGTGCCCCACGGCGTACATCTGCGCTGCCTGCGGCCCGGCGCGAAGGCGGTGTCCGTCGTGCTGGACGGCCTCGCGTGGGAGCTGCACGACGAGGGCGACGGCCTGTTCTCGGGCGGCATTCCCATGGCCCAGGGGCCCACGCCCTACCAGCTTCGCGTGCACTACCCCGAGGCCGTCCTGGAGATGGAGGACCCGTACCGCTTCCTTCCCACCCTGGGCGAGCTGGATCTGCACCTCATCTCCGAAGGCCGCCACGAGCAACTCTGGACGGCGCTCGGCGCGCATGTGAGAGAGCACCAAGGGGTCCAGGGCACACGATTCGCCGTGTGGGCCCCCAACGCGGTCGGCGTGCGGATCTGCGGCGACTTCTGCCACTGGGACGGAACCGCGCTGCCCATGCGGTCACTCGGGTCATCGGGCGTGTGGGAGCTCTTCGTGCCCGGCCTGGGCGAAGGGACGATGTACAAATTCGAGATCACCCGAGGCGACGGCTCCCGTACGCAGCGCGCGGACCCGATGGCGCGCCGCACGCAGACCCCACCGGCGACGGCCTCCGTCGTGACGAGCAGCCACCACGTGTGGGGCGACGCCCGATGGATGGAGCACCGGGCCGACCGCCCCGTCCACGAAGCTCCCATGTCCGTGTACGAGGTTCACCTCGGCTCGTGGAGACAGGGATCCACCTACCGCGAACTGGCAACGGAACTGGCGGACTATGTACGGGAGTTGGGCTTCACTCATGTCGAGCTGATGCCCGTGTCCGAGCACCCCTTCGGCGGCTCCTGGGGCTATCAGGTCACGGGCTTCTACGCCCCCACGGCACGCTTCGGATCTCCCGACGACTTCAAGTACCTGATCGACACGCTGCACCAGGCCGGAATCGGCGTCCTCCTGGACTGGGTCCCCGGCCATTTCCCGCGCGACGACTGGGCCCTGGCCGCGTTCGACGGCCCACACCTGTACGAGCCGCAGGATCCCCGGCAGGCCGAGCACCCCGACTGGGGCACGCTGGTCTTCGACTACGGCCGCAAGGAGGTCCGCAACTTCCTCGTAGCGAACGCCACTTACTGGTGCGAGGAGTTCCACATCGACGGTCTTCGCGTCGACGCCGTCGCCTCGATGCTCTACCTCGACTACTCGCGCGAGGACGGCGAATGGTCCCCGAACATGCACGGAGGCCGCGAGAACCTCGACGCCGTCGCCTTCCTCCAAGAGATGAACGCCACCGTCTACCGCCGCTGTCCGGGCGTCGTCACCATCGCGGAGGAGTCCACGGCGTGGGACGGGGTCACCCGGGCCACGGACCACCCCTCGGCGGCCGGACTCGGAGGTCTGGGGTTCGGGCTCAAGTGGAACATGGGCTGGTCCCATGACTCCCTGGCCTACATCTCCCACGAGCCCGTGCACCGCAAGTACCACCACGACGAGATGACGTTCTCGATGGTGTACGCCTACAGCGAGAACTACGTCCTGCCTCTCTCCCACGACGAAGTCGTGCACGGAAAAAGGGCGTTGGTCGACAAGATGCCGGGCGACTGGTGGCAGCGGCGCGCCAACCACCGCGCCTACCTCGCCTACATGTGGGCCCACCCCGGCAAGCAACTCCTCTTCATGGGACAGGAGTTCGCGCAGGGAGCGGAGTGGTCGGAACGCGAAGGGCCTCAGTGGTGGGTGCTCGGAGAGAATCACCCGGCGCACCTGGAGCACCGGGCGATCCAGCATCTCGTAGCCGATCTGAACCAGCACTACGTCGCGACGCCGTCCCTGTGGGAGCGGGACACCTCCCCGTCCGGCTTCACCTGGATCACCACTGACGCCGCCGAGGACAATGTCTTCGCCTTCCTCCGCCACGCCTCCGACGGCAGCCCGCTCATGGCCGTCTTCAACTTCTCGCCGGTGGTCCGCCACGACTACCGGCTCGGGGTACCCCCCGAGGCGGGTGAAGCCTGGGAAGAGATCCTCAACACCGACGCGTCGCGCTACGGCGGCGGCGGAGTCGGAAACGATGCCCCCGTCCGGCAAGAGCCCCAGGCCGGCCACGGCTTCGCCGCATCCATCACGTTGACTCTTCCACCGCTGGCGGGTGTCTGGCTGAGGCCACACGCGTCCGCGTGA